CTTTCATCACATTAAAAGATGCCTTAAACCTAAATTTTTGGTAAATGTTCTGTAATAAAGTTGGTGTAAACATCTCCTGCAATAAAAGCCGGAACGCGCAGAATTTTCTGATGAAAACCGATAGTCGTGGGGACTCCGGTGATCGCGCATTCTCTCAAAGCCCTTTGCATCCGTCGAATAGCATCTTGACGGGTGGGGGCCCAAACGATGAGCTTACCAATCAAAGAATCGTAGTAGGGAGAAATTTCATAGTCAGTATAGACGTGGGAATCCATCCGCACTCCTGGACCTCCTGGGGGGAGATAAGCGCTGATTTTACCTGGATTAGGACGAAAGTCATGGTCAGGATCTTCGGCGTTGATGCGACATTCGATCGCATGACCTTTGAGTTCAACTTCAGCTTGAGTTAGACTAAGTTTTTCACCCTGAGCGACGCGAATCTGTTCAGCGATTAAATCCAATCCCGTAATCATTTCTGTGACAGGATGTTCTACTTGAATGCGGGTATTCATTTCCATGAAATAAAAATTACCGAACTTATCCACCAGAAACTCTACCGTTCCTGCGCCCACATAATTAATCGACTTAGCCGCCATAACCGCAGCTTGTCCCATTTTTTCCCTTAATTCCGTGCTTAAAAAGAGACTAGGAGCTTCCTCTAGTAACTTTTGATGACGTCGTTGAATCGAGCAATCTCTTTCTCCGAGATGAATAACATTACCATAGCTATCGGCGAAAATCTGAAACTCGATATGACGAGGAGATTCTACGAATTTTTCGATATAAACGCCTGGATTACCGAAAGCGGCCTCAGCTTCTCCTTGAGCGGCTTGGAACATACGCGCTAAATCGCTCTCAGCTCGAACTAGACGCATCCCTCGACCGCCTCCCCCTGCGGTAGCTTTAATCATCACAGGATAACCGATTTTACGGGCGATTTTCTGCGCCTGTTGCTCATCAGCTAGTAAGCCGGGACTACCGGGAACCGTGGGTACTCCAGCGGCTTGCATAGTCTTTTTGGCGGTAGATTTATCTCCCATCGCCCTCATCGCTTCTGGACTAGGACCGATAAAAGTTAACTTATGGTCAGCGCAAATTTCGGCAAAACGAGCGTTTTCCGCCAAAAAACCGTAGCCTGGATGGATAGCTGTTGCATTTCTAGCTAAAGCCGCGGCAATAATATTAGGAATATTTAAATAACTTTTACTAGAAGTAGGGGGACCAATACATACACTTTCATGGGCAAGCTGCACGTGAAGTGCGTGACAATCAATAGTTGAATGGACTGCCACTGTAGCAATTCCCATTTCTTCGCAACTACGTAAAATACGTAAGGCGATTTCGCCTCGATTCGCTATTAAGATTTTATTGAACTGCATTTATTATCTCGAGATCAACAATATAAATAATTCCCCTACCTACATTAAAGCAAGAGGGGAATCTACGTCAGCTTTCGCTCAATTGGGATAAAGTTTAGTTGTAAACTTTACCGCCTCCCCATTCAACTCCACGTACTTTGGGCTGAATTAGAATATATCCTGCTAGGGCTTTGAGATCGGCGTCGGTGAGATTTCTCATCTCAGCGAAGATATCGCTTCTCTCGGTATTAGGATGTAACAGAGTTATTTCTTCTTCTCCATCATAGGTCATGGGGTACTTGAAATAATCTACTAGAGCTACAACATTATCTCTAGGCGGTTCTGCACCTTCTAGAGCTTCTAAGCGCAAACCCACGTTAGGATTGGTTTTGGTTCTTCCACCTAAATGACATTGAGAACAGGTATCGTTAAATATTCTCTTCCCTAGTTCTGCTTCTTGTAGACTAATGACCATTTCCTGGCCTTGCGGATTTAATTTAACTGTGCGTACGTCTTCATTTAATTCTACTGCCATCGCCTGGTTAAGAGGCAAATGAACAGTAAAGAAGGCGACGGCTATAATTACCCAGATTAATCGCTTTAACATCTTTCTCCTCAAACAGTTTACAGAGCAGTTTATAATCTTCACTGATTTTGAGATTAACAGACTGCAAACATCAATAGCAATAATTGAGCTAAATAGACTAAATTTGGATTTATAACTCAAAACTTGCGCTATTTAGGGCTATATTCTCTCAACTCATTGTCTTAGTATTTCTTTACAATTAGCCTTGAGAATGTATCAAAACCCCAGCTAAAAATAGTTGGGGTCCAGGTTAACTAGATGCTAGAATTAGCTATTTAATGCTAACTTTAGCGCCGGCGTCTTCGAGTACTTTCTTGACTTTTTCGGCTTCATCTTTAGCGATCGCTTCCTTAACAGCTTTAGGTACTGATTCCACTAATTCTTTAGCTTCTTTGAGTCCTAAACCGGTGATAGCGCGAACTTCCTTGAGGATGGTGATTTTCTTATCGGCGGGAAACTCTTCGAGAACGACGTTAAATTCCGTTTGTTCTTCTTCTGGTTCAGCAGCCGCGGCAGCAGGAGCTGCGCCAGGAGCCATCATCATCATACCACCACCAACGGGGGCGGCAGCGCTCACACCGAAGGCCTCTTCGATTTGCTTCACTAGTTCAGACGCTTCTAAAAGAGTTAGACTCTTTAGTTTTTCTAAAATTTCATCAGTTGCTACGGACATAGAAGTTTACTCCTTGTTAATTGCGTTTTCTTGTTCTTTGTTGGCGATCGCCTGAATGCCACGACCGATGGATACTGGTACTTCGTTAATACCACGACAGAGGGAAGAGGGTACTTCCTTCACACCGATAGCCAGTTTAGTCGCCAAGGAATTAAGCGCTCCTGCGATTTGAGCCATTAACTCTTCCTTGGTGGGTAATTCGGTGATAGCTTGAACCTGTTGTTCGTTGAGGGCTTGACCCTGCATGACACCACCGCGAAATTCGGTTTTTTTGGTATCTTTTTGGAACTTCTGGTAAGCTTTGATTGCCCCACCGAGATCGTCTCTAACTAGCAAAAAGGCTGACGTTCCTTTGAGAAACTGATTCATTGCTTCCCAATTTCTATCCCCTTCTACTGCTAGACTCATCAAGGTATTTTTGGTGACTTTACAGTCAGTACCTGTGGGACGTAGGCGATCGCGTAAATCCATTATTTCTGCTACAGATAGTCCTTGATAGTCGATAACTATCGCCATCTGAGTCTGACTCAATCTTTCTTTGAGCTCTTTGACTATCTCTACTTTTGATTCACGACTTCTACCCATCTTTATCCTCACCTCCTTTGCTTAATTACTCATAAACAAATAACCCCGACAGAGTTTGCCGAGGTTATCACTGTTAAAAGTTAGTCAATCTACTAATTTTTCCAATTAGCAGCATTAATTTACTATTAATACTTGTGCTTTAACCTCGGCAGGAATTTAAGCGTTATGCACCTGCTGTCTTTGGTCTAGCTATATTTTTAAGCTTAGGATTGCTATATAGTCTTGAGTTTACTATTATAGCAATAATCTTCAATTGTGTCAAGTTATGATTCCGACAATTTCAGATCTCGTAGAGCGCTAAAGTCTACTTCAATGGAGGGACCCATGGAAGAAGATACGAAAACTGAGCGCCAATAACGTCCTTTAGCGCCTGAGGGGCGATTGCGATCGACTGTTTCCTGCAATGCTTTTAAGTTTTCTAAGAGGTCTTCTGGGGGGAAAGAAGACTTTCCAAACATAACATGGACTATCCCGGTGCGATCAGCTCTAAACTCTTGTTTACCCGCTTTAAATTCAGCGATCGCCTCTTTTAAATCGTTAGTTACGGTACCGCCTTTAGGTGAAGGCATTAAACCCTTAGGTCCTAGAGTTTTCCCCAATTTAGCCACCTTAGGCATCATATCAGGGGTAGCTATCAACAAGTCAAAATCCATTCTTCCCTGAAGGATTTCATCGATCAATTCTTCCGATCCTACTACATCAGCTCCGCCATCACTAGCTTCTTTGACTTTTTCACCGCGAGCGATCACAGCCACCCTGACGCTTTGTCCTGTCCCTTTGGGAAAAGTAACCGTTGTGCGAAGTTGTTGATCGGTATACTTAGGGTCTATTCCCAAACGAATGTGAGCTTCTGCGGTTTCATCGAATTTAGCGGTTGCGGTTTCTTTGAGCAGTTCCATTGCCTCTTGGGGCTGATATGCTCTAGGTTCTACTTTTGCTAGTGCTTCTTTAAATCTGCGAGATAATTTCTTGGTCATTTTTTACTCCTATGGGTTAATAACGAAGCTAGGCCTCTCCCCTACTAATAATTAATCTAGTCTTGGACGGTAATGCCCATGTTGCGGGCTGTCCCGGCGATAATTTTCATGGCAGCGTCCATATCATTAGCGTTGAGGTCTTGTAATTTGGTTTGGGCTATTTCTCGGAGTTGTTCTTTGGTGATACTACCGACTTTTTGCTTATTGGGTTGATTTGAACCTCTTTCTACCCCTGCGGCTTTTTTAATCAGTACTGAAGCCGGGGGTGTTTTGAGAATAAAAGTAAAGCTGCGATCTTCAAAGATCGAAATTTCTGCGGGTATAATCATCCCGGGTTGATCAGCTGTTTTTGCGTTATATTCTTTGCAAAAAGCCATAATATTGACGCCGTGCTGACCCAAGGCGGGACCAACGGGAGGGGCGGGATTAGCTTTGCCTGCGGGCAGTGCTAATTTAACCATTGCGACTACTTTTTTTGCCATATCTTAAGACTGTTTCTCAACTTGATTGAATTCTAATTCTACCGGTGTTTCTCTCCCAAAGATAGACAATAGGGCTTTTAGTTTTTGTCTTTCGGGACTAACCTCGATTACTTCTCCAGCAAAGTCTTTAAATGGGCCCGAGAGAACCATAATATTATCTCCCACGTCCAAATTAATTTTTACTACTGGTTCTTGCCCTTCTGCTTGTCTAAAAATACGTTCTACTTCTGTAGATGATAGTGGCAGGGGTCTGACGTGACCTCTACCCCGTCCGTAATTGCGTTTTTGTTCCGAGCCGACAAAGTTAATCACATGGGGTGTGTTTTTAACTACTTGCCAAGCGTCGTCTTCCATAACCATCTGCACCAAAACGTATCCAGGAAAAACTTTTTCTTCAAGGTGTTGACGAGAGCCATCTTTGCGAATTTTTACCGTTGGCGTGTGGGGAATCTGCACTTGGATGACTCGATCAGCTACGTTAAATGACCGGATACGCTGCTCGATATTAGCTTTGACACGTTTTTCGCAGCCTGAAGCTACTTGAATCGCGTACCAGCGCGCTTTTGGTGCTAACTGATTTTGTTGTTCTATTTCTTGCGGTTGATCCCCAGAGAAACTCATTTTTAAAATACCTTTCCTGCTGCCCACGAAAATAGGTTATCTACCAAATAGATAATCGTTGCTACAAGAGTCACCATCAAGATAACAGCCACTGATTCGCTGATCAATTGCTGTCTAGAAGGCCAAACAACCTTAGCTAATTCTTGTTTGGTTAAAGTAAAAAAATTTACTGACTCTGTTTTACTTTTTTGCTCTTTCAGCTCGACTTTTTCTTGACTTGCTATTTCTTTTTTTGCCACAATCGCCCCTCCTTTCAAGATTATTCCTATCTGAGTAAAGCGATTTTACCCAGATTAGTCAACTTATCTATTATAGAGCAACTCTGACGCGCCCTGGAGGACTTGAACCCCCGACATCAGGTTTTGGAGACCTGCGTTCTACCAACTGAACTAAGAGCGCATGCAAGCATAAAGCGCGAGCTAGTCATCCTAGTATAGCACAGATAGGTTAAAGTTGCTACTTATTTTTTTTTGGTTTCTGTAGGACGATCAAAGCGTTGTTTAATACGGGTTGCTTTGCCGACGCGATCGCGCAGGTAATAGAGTTTTGCTCTTCTAACTTTCCCTCTTCTGAGTACTTCCACTTTCGTCACCAGAGGTGAGTGAATTAAAAATACTCTTTCTACTCCTACGCCTTGGAATACTCGTCTTACTGTCATTGTGGCGTTAATACCGCCATGCCGTTTAGCGATGACGACCCCTTCATAGGGTTGAATCCTTTCTTTACCGCCTTCTTGAATTTTCACGCCCACTTTCACCGTATCACCTATGTAAACTAGAGGTATTTCCGGTTTTAAGTGAGGGGCTTCGATCGCCTGAATCAGTTCTTGTGCTTTCATAGTTTTTACGAAAAATTCACAGCTTACCATTGTACCTTATTTTAGGTGAAACGGCTAAGCATCCTTTAGGCGATCGCTTTCTGTTTAAGTTCCTTTCTGGGCAGATGGGAAAGAAATTTTTCTTTTAACTGGTTATTTTGCTAACAAGTTGTGATCATGATAACAGAGAGTAGACAGCCAGTTTCTGAAGACTTCTGTTAAGTAGAGAAAAAGACTAAAAACCCCTGATGTTTATTTCCAGGGACATATTTTAGTATCTAGATTCTAGA
This genomic stretch from Gloeocapsa sp. PCC 73106 harbors:
- the accC gene encoding acetyl-CoA carboxylase biotin carboxylase subunit codes for the protein MQFNKILIANRGEIALRILRSCEEMGIATVAVHSTIDCHALHVQLAHESVCIGPPTSSKSYLNIPNIIAAALARNATAIHPGYGFLAENARFAEICADHKLTFIGPSPEAMRAMGDKSTAKKTMQAAGVPTVPGSPGLLADEQQAQKIARKIGYPVMIKATAGGGGRGMRLVRAESDLARMFQAAQGEAEAAFGNPGVYIEKFVESPRHIEFQIFADSYGNVIHLGERDCSIQRRHQKLLEEAPSLFLSTELREKMGQAAVMAAKSINYVGAGTVEFLVDKFGNFYFMEMNTRIQVEHPVTEMITGLDLIAEQIRVAQGEKLSLTQAEVELKGHAIECRINAEDPDHDFRPNPGKISAYLPPGGPGVRMDSHVYTDYEISPYYDSLIGKLIVWAPTRQDAIRRMQRALRECAITGVPTTIGFHQKILRVPAFIAGDVYTNFITEHLPKI
- the psbV gene encoding photosystem II cytochrome c-550 produces the protein MLKRLIWVIIAVAFFTVHLPLNQAMAVELNEDVRTVKLNPQGQEMVISLQEAELGKRIFNDTCSQCHLGGRTKTNPNVGLRLEALEGAEPPRDNVVALVDYFKYPMTYDGEEEITLLHPNTERSDIFAEMRNLTDADLKALAGYILIQPKVRGVEWGGGKVYN
- the rplL gene encoding 50S ribosomal protein L7/L12, translated to MSVATDEILEKLKSLTLLEASELVKQIEEAFGVSAAAPVGGGMMMMAPGAAPAAAAAEPEEEQTEFNVVLEEFPADKKITILKEVRAITGLGLKEAKELVESVPKAVKEAIAKDEAEKVKKVLEDAGAKVSIK
- the rplJ gene encoding 50S ribosomal protein L10, giving the protein MGRSRESKVEIVKELKERLSQTQMAIVIDYQGLSVAEIMDLRDRLRPTGTDCKVTKNTLMSLAVEGDRNWEAMNQFLKGTSAFLLVRDDLGGAIKAYQKFQKDTKKTEFRGGVMQGQALNEQQVQAITELPTKEELMAQIAGALNSLATKLAIGVKEVPSSLCRGINEVPVSIGRGIQAIANKEQENAINKE
- the rplA gene encoding 50S ribosomal protein L1 — encoded protein: MTKKLSRRFKEALAKVEPRAYQPQEAMELLKETATAKFDETAEAHIRLGIDPKYTDQQLRTTVTFPKGTGQSVRVAVIARGEKVKEASDGGADVVGSEELIDEILQGRMDFDLLIATPDMMPKVAKLGKTLGPKGLMPSPKGGTVTNDLKEAIAEFKAGKQEFRADRTGIVHVMFGKSSFPPEDLLENLKALQETVDRNRPSGAKGRYWRSVFVSSSMGPSIEVDFSALRDLKLSES
- the rplK gene encoding 50S ribosomal protein L11, with the translated sequence MAKKVVAMVKLALPAGKANPAPPVGPALGQHGVNIMAFCKEYNAKTADQPGMIIPAEISIFEDRSFTFILKTPPASVLIKKAAGVERGSNQPNKQKVGSITKEQLREIAQTKLQDLNANDMDAAMKIIAGTARNMGITVQD
- the nusG gene encoding transcription termination/antitermination protein NusG — its product is MSFSGDQPQEIEQQNQLAPKARWYAIQVASGCEKRVKANIEQRIRSFNVADRVIQVQIPHTPTVKIRKDGSRQHLEEKVFPGYVLVQMVMEDDAWQVVKNTPHVINFVGSEQKRNYGRGRGHVRPLPLSSTEVERIFRQAEGQEPVVKINLDVGDNIMVLSGPFKDFAGEVIEVSPERQKLKALLSIFGRETPVELEFNQVEKQS
- the secE gene encoding preprotein translocase subunit SecE, translated to MAKKEIASQEKVELKEQKSKTESVNFFTLTKQELAKVVWPSRQQLISESVAVILMVTLVATIIYLVDNLFSWAAGKVF
- the rplS gene encoding 50S ribosomal protein L19; translated protein: MKAQELIQAIEAPHLKPEIPLVYIGDTVKVGVKIQEGGKERIQPYEGVVIAKRHGGINATMTVRRVFQGVGVERVFLIHSPLVTKVEVLRRGKVRRAKLYYLRDRVGKATRIKQRFDRPTETKKK